From Bicyclus anynana chromosome 18, ilBicAnyn1.1, whole genome shotgun sequence, a single genomic window includes:
- the LOC112056086 gene encoding CD151 antigen-like: MAKEELIKGVLYVVNVIYAVFGLVTAATGIWFFVQLSEFVALRNSNHYLLDYRVYWPQVAPWFFILLGLFVMMVAFCGWCGANKESRGLLGVYGFFLLLIILGQLISATLIFVFVDGEDTDRFIKDTVYDGYYNSQSNPDVFKAFGKIERKLRCCGANDARDYRSWRNDLPLTCCLDSYYRATCEFTDKEANERLGCAKVASVYTKIISSSVAGASLLISLVEITGLILSWKLFKSLREVEHYITERKEGETEC; this comes from the coding sequence ATGGCGAAAGAAGAGCTCATCAAGGGTGTGTTGTATGTTGTGAACGTGATATACGCGGTGTTCGGCTTAGTGACAGCTGCAACCGGTATCTGGTTTTTCGTGCAGCTTTCCGAATTCGTCGCGTTGAGGAATAGCAACCACTATTTACTGGACTACAGAGTCTACTGGCCCCAAGTCGCGCCATGGTTCTTCATACTACTCGGACTGTTCGTGATGATGGTGGCCTTCTGCGGATGGTGCGGTGCCAACAAAGAGAGCAGAGGCCTTCTGGGAGTGTACGGTTTCTTCTTGCTGCTTATTATTTTGGGGCAACTGATCTCCGCCACATTGATTTTCGTGTTCGTCGACGGAGAGGACACTGACAGGTTCATCAAGGACACAGTTTACGATGGATACTACAATTCCCAATCCAACCCTGACGTGTTCAAAGCTTTCGGCAAAATTGAGAGGAAGTTAAGATGCTGCGGTGCGAATGACGCTAGAGATTACAGAAGCTGGAGGAACGATCTACCTCTGACGTGTTGTCTGGACAGCTACTATAGAGCTACCTGTGAGTTCACTGACAAGGAAGCTAACGAAAGACTGGGATGTGCTAAAGTTGCGTCTGTTTACACCAAGATTATTAGTTCGTCGGTTGCCGGGGCTTCGCTGCTGATATCACTGGTCGAGATAACTGGTCTTATACTCTCCTGGAAGCTGTTCAAATCGTTGAGGGAAGTGGAACATTACATCACAGAGAGAAAAGAGGGTGAAACCGAGTGCTAA